The genomic interval CCAAGGAACCCGGATCGCAACCCGCTGACAGGGTCCAAAACGGCTACGGGGCAGATGACATCCAAGTGCTCGAGGGCCTCGAGGCCGTCCGCAAGCGCCCCGGCATGTACATCGGCTCGACCGGGCCGCGGGGACTCCACCACCTTGTGCAGGAGATCGTCGACAACTCCGTCGACGAGGCGATGGCGGGCTACTGCGACACGATCGTCGTGACGATCCTGCCCGACGGCGCCGTCCGATGCGTCGACAACGGCCGCGGCATCCCGGTCGACACGCACAAGACCGAAGGCAAGTCGACGGTCGAGGTCGTGCTCACGGTGCTGCACGCCGGCGGCAAGTTCGGCGGCGGCGGCTACGCCGTGTCGGGCGGCCTCCACGGCGTCGGGTCCTCGGTCGTCAACGCGCTTTCGAGCCGCCTCGAGGTCGAGGTCAAACGACAGGGATACGTGTGGCGGCAGTCCTACGCCGACGGCGGAGTGCCGCAGGCACCGCTGGAACGCGCCGAACCCAGCGAAGAGACCGGCACCACCATCACGTTCTGGCCCGACCAGACGATCTTCGAGACCGTCGACTTCGAGTACGAGACGCTGCGCACACGGTTCCAGCAGATGGCATTCCTCAACAAGGGACTGCGCATCGATCTGCGGGATGAGCGGCCGTCGGCGGCGTACGAGGAAGAGACCGAGCCCGGTCAGGTCATCCTGCAGCAGCGCAACGACAGTTTCCTGTACGAGCGCGGACTCGTCGACTACGTCGAGTACCTCAACCGTGTCCGCAAGGCGGAGCACGTCAACGACGAGGTGATCGACTTCGAATCCGAAGACGCTGACCGCAAGATCGCACTCGAAGTCGCGATGCAGTGGACCACGAGCTACACCGAGAACGTGTTCACCTATGCGAACACGATCAACACGCACGAGGGCGGCACCCACGAAGAGGGCTTCCGTGCCGCGCTCACCACGCTGGTCAACAAGTACGCGCGTGCGCAGAACCTGTTGAAGGAGAAGGACGAGAACCTTTCGGGTGATGACGTCCGCGAGGGCCTCACGGCCGTCATCTCGATAAAGCTCTCCGAGCCGCAGTTCGAGGGTCAGACAAAGACCAAGCTGGGCAACACCGAGGCCAAGGCGTTCGTGCAGAAGGTCGTCGGCGACCGGCTCGGCGACTGGTTCGACCGCAATCCCATCCAGGCGAAGAACGTCGTGCGCAAGGCGATCGACGCGGCGACCGCGCGGTTGGCGGCCCGCAAGGCGCGCGAGACCGCGCGGCGCAAGAGCGTGTTCGAATCGGCTGCGATGCCTGACAAGCTCAAGGACTGCACGTCCAAGGACCCTTCGATCAGCGAGATCTTCCTCGTCGAGGGTGACTCGGCAGGCGGCTCGGCCGTGCAGGGTCGCGACCCGCACACGCAGGCGATCCTGGCGCTCCGCGGCAAGATCCTGAACGTCGAGCGCGCTCGTCTCGATCGTGCGCTGGGCAACCGCGAGGTTCAGGCGATGATCCAGGCCTTCGGCACCGGCATCGGCGAAGACTTCGACATCGACAAAGCGCGGTATCACAAGATCGTTCTGATGGCGGATGCGGATGTCGACGGCCAGCACATCACGACGCTGCTGCTGACTCTGCTGTTCCGCTACATGCGTGGCCTCATCGAAGCCGGCTTCGTCTATCTCGCGCAGCCTCCGCTGTATCGCCTCAAGTGGTCGAACTCGCCGCACGAGTACGTGTTCAGCGATCGTGAGCGCGATGCGCTGCTGGCGGATGGCGTCGCCTCCGGCAAGCGCATCCCGAAGGACAACGGCATCCAGCGCTACAAGGGTCTTGGCGAGATGAACCCGAAGGAACTGTGGGAGACCACGATGGACCGCGCGACCCGCACGCTGAAGCAGGTGACGATCGAGGATGCCGCGGCCGCCGACGAGATATTCACCATCCTGATGGGCGAAGACGTCGAATCGCGACGCGGGTTCATCCAGCGCAACGCCAAAGACGTCCGCTTCCTCGACATCTAGACAAACTCAATGCGTTTCGCCTCGCTTCGCTCGCTCGACGACCGAGCCGAGTAACGAGATGAGACCACAGACACGGAGACACACGCATGGCTGATGACGAGCGCCCCGAACTGACGCCCGCGCACGACCACGGCAAGATCGACCAGGTCGACCTGCAGTCCGAGATGCAGCGGAGCTATCTCGACTATGCGATGAGCGTGATCGTCGGTCGTGCCCTGCCCGACGTGCGCGATGGACTCAAGCCCGTGCACCGCCGGGTGATCTACGGCATGTACGACGGCGGATTCCGTCCCGACAAGTCGTTCTCGAAGTGCGCCCGCGTCGTCGGTGAGGTCATGGGGCACTACCACCCGCACGGCGATGCCCCGATCTATGACGCCCTCGTGCGTCTCGTTCAGCCGTGGTCCCTGCGCTATCCGCTGGCGCAGGGACAGGGCAACTTCGGCTCGCCCGGCAACCAGGGCGCCGCCGCCCCGCGCTACACCGAGACCAAGATGGCTCAGCTCGCGCTCGAGATGGTGCGCGACATCGAAGAAGACACTGTCGACTTCCAGGACAACTACGACGGCCAGACGCAGGAGCCCACCGTCCTGCCGGCGCGCTTCCCGAACCTGCTGGTGAACGGCTCGGTCGGCATCGCGGTCGGCATGGCCACAAACATCCCGCCCCACAACCTGCGCGAGGTCTCGGCCGGCGCTCTGTGGTCGCTCGAGAATCCGGATGCGACCCGCGAAGAGCTGCTCGAGGCTCTCATGGAGCGGATCCCCGGCCCCGACTTCCCGACGCGCGCCCAGATCCTCGGCACCCGGGGCATCAAAGAGGCGTATCGCACCGGACGTGGCTCCATCACGATGCGCGCCGTGGTGAATGTCGAGGAGATCCAGGGCCGCAACTGCCTCGTCATCACCGAGCTGCCGTACCAGGTCAACCCCGACAACGTCGCCGTCAAGATCAGTGACCTCGCGCGCGAGGGAAAGATCACGGGCATCGCCGACATCCGTGATGAGACGTCGGACCGCACCGGCCAGCGCCTCGTGATCGTGCTGAAGCGGGATGCCGTCGCCAAGGTCGTGCTGAACAACCTGTACAAGCACACCCAGCTGCAGGAGAACTTCGGCGCGAACATGCTCGCGATCGTCGACGGGGTGCCCCGCACCCTGCCGCTCGACGGGTTCATCACGCACTGGATCGACCACCAGATCGAGGTCATCGTCCGGCGTACGCGCTACCGGCTGCGCAAGGCCGAAGAGCGCATGCACATCCTGCGCGGCTACCTCAAGGCGCTCGACGCGCTCGACGAAGTGATCGCGCTGATCCGCCGCTCGCCGACGGTCGAGGATGCCCGAGAGGGCCTCAAGGGTCTGCTCGACATCGACGACATCCAGGCGGATGCGATCCTCGCGATGCAGCTGCGCCGCCTCGCCGCACTCGAGCGCCAGAAGATCATGGATGAGGCCACCGAGCTCGAGACGCAGATCGCGGGCTTCAGGGCGATCCTGGCCGACGAGTCGCTGCAGCGGTCGATCATCCGCGATGAGCTGACCTCGATCGTGGAGCGCTTCGGCGACGACCGGCGCACCGAGATCCTGTACGGCTACGAGGGCGGGATGACGAATGAGGACCTCATCCCCGAAGAGGAGATGGTGCTCACCGTCACGCGCGACGGCTACATCAAGCGCACCCGCAGCGACAACTACCGCCAGCAGCACCGCGGGGGCAGAGGCGTCAAGGGTGCGCAGTTGCGCGCCGACGACGTGGTCGAGCACTTCTTCGTCACCACGACGCACCATTGGCTGCTGTTCTTCACCACGAAGGGTCGCGTCTACCGCACGAAGGCGTACGAGGTTCCCGAGGCCGGTCGCGACGCCAAGGGCCAGCACGTCGCGAACCTGCTCGCGCTTCTGCCCGACGAGGAGATCGCCCAGATCCTCGACATCCGCGACTACACGGTCGCGACGTATCTCGTGCTCGCAACCCGCAGCGGTCTCGTCAAGAAGACCCGACTGACGGAGTACGACACCAATCGCCAGGGCGGCGTCATCGCGATCAAGCTGCGCGAAGACGACGAGGTCGTCAGCGCCCTGCTCGTCGACGAGGGCGACGACGTGCTTCTCATCAGCCGCCATGGGATGTCGCTGCGCTTCACCGCGACGGACGACGCGCTGCGCCCGATGGGCCGCTCGACAGAGGGCGTGAAGGGGATGTCGTTCCGTTCATCCGACAGCCTGCTGTCGGCATCGGTCGCGCAGGACGATGGATTCGTGTTCGTGGTGACCGAGGGCGGGTACGCGAAGCGCACCAGTGTCTCGCAGTACCGCGGTCAGACCCGCGGTGGACTGGGGATCAAAGTGGCTCGCCTCAGCGAGGATCGCGGTGATCTCGCCGGCGGGCTGATCGTGAGCGAGGACGACGAGGTCTTGGTGGTTCTGTCCAGCGGCAAGGTGGTACGCTCTGCCGTGGCCGAGGTCCCCGCCAAGGGTCGTGACACCATGGGTGTCGTGTTCGCCCGCGCTGACGACGACGATCGCATCATCGCGATCGCGCGCAATGGCGAACGAGGCCTGGCAGAGACAGCCGAGGCGGTCGAAGTCGATGTGGCTCCCGAGCCCGTCGAAGCACCCGACACCTCCTCCCCGATCCCCGAAGAGAGTACTGACGCATGAGCACCGTAGCCGACAAGCTCGCGAAGAAGTCCAGCCACAAGACGAGCGCCAAGCAGGTGCGGCTGCGCCTGGTCTACATCGACTTCTGGTCGGCTGTGAAGCTGTCGTTCCTCGCCGCGATCGCGATCGCCATCGTCACCGTGGTGTCGTTCGTCATGATCTATCTCGTGGTGAGCACGACCGGGCTCATCGCCAAGGCGGACGACTTCTTCGGCAGCTTCTCGGACGGCAGCTTCGTGCTCTCGCAGTTCGTGAGCCTCCCCCAGGTGCTCGCCTTCTCGGCGATCGTCGCCATCCTGAACCTGGTCGTCATCACCGTGCTCGGCGCGGTCATCGCGGGCATCTACAACCTCGCCGTGAAGGTGACCGGCGGACTCCTGGTCGGCTTCACCTCGAACTGAGCATCACCCGACCGGCCCGGATCGACATTCGCGCCGGGTGGAAGGGCCTGATCAGACCACCGTTGTTCCGAGCAGCGATCCGATGAGCCAGGTCGCTGCGAGCGCGAGCGCGCCGCCGACGACGAGCCGGATGACCGCACGCCCCTTGCTCGAGCCGCCCAGCTGGGCAGAGATCGTTCCCGTCAGGACGAGCGCGAGCAGCACAGCCACGAACGTCACCGGCACCCGCCACTCCGGAGGGGGCAGCAGGATGGCGATCAGCGGCAACAGCGCTCCGAGGGTGAATGAGATCGCCGACGAGATCGCCGCGTGCCAGGGGTTGGCAAGGTCGTGCTGATCGATGCCGAGCTCGACTTCGAGGTGCGCGGACAGTGCGTCGTGAGCGGTCAGTTCTGCCGCGACCTGCCTGGCAGTGGCATCCGTGAGTCCACGATCGCGGTACAGCTGGGTCAGCTCTTCGAGCTCCTCGTCGGGCAGGTCGCGCAACTCGCGCTGCTCCTTCGCGATCAGCGCTCGTTCGCTGTCGCGTTGGCTGCTCACCGACACGTACTCGCCGAGGGCCATCGAGATCGCTCCACCCACGAGTCCGGCGATGCCCGCAGTGAAGATCGGCGCAAGTGCGTCGGTAGCACTCGCCACACCCACGACGAGAGCCGCCACCGACACGATGCCGTCGTTCGCCCCCAGCACGCCCGCGCGCAGCCAATTCAGGCGCTGCCCGGTTCCGGATGAGTGTGCTTCTCCGCGGTGGGGTGTATCGGTCACGGTTCAGTCAAGCATCACCAGGCGTGTGCGGCGTATCCGGATTCGTGAAAACGGGCCGTGTCGGGTAAAGTCTTGGAGGTTGACGGCGCTCGCGCCGCAACTATTCGGGGCTATAGCTCAGGCGGTTAGAGCGCTTCACTGATAATGAAGAGGTCCCAGGTTCAAGTCCTGGTAGCCCCACAACACAAAGCCCCGGGGCCTTAGCTCAGTTGGTAGAGCGCCTGCTTTGCAAGCAGGATGTCAGGAGTTCGAATCTCCTAGGCTCCACAGAATCGGAGAGCGCCGACCCATCGGGTCGGCGCTCTTTTTACCTGATCAAAGGTGCTTTTCCCATTCTTTGAGCGTTCCAAACCATGCCGTTTGTGGCATATCGTCCCCCAATCGGTGGACAGGCTGTAGGTAATCCACAAATCCCATCTCGCCTGTCCGGTCATTTCTCTTTCCTCGGCGACAGCATTCCGCGACGTGATGTACGCAGACCGCTAAACCTGCCTCAAACGTCGAACAAGGAAGTTCGACCGGAAGGGAAAGAAATGAACTGGTCAGGGATTCGGCTCGGAGCAGCAGCTGTAGGGCTGTCGGGGGTAGTGGCGGGGTATGTGGTCAACGTCGACCGCGCCACGAGGCAGGGACAGGATCTGGGACTCGTCCTCGCCAACTACTTCAGCATGTTCACGATCGTCTCGACGCTCCTCACCGTCGTCGCGTTGACCGTGGCCGCGGCGTGGTCGATCCATCACCCCGGATCCGCGCGTGAGCCGTTCCGGATCGCACTGGCGCTCGCGCTGGTCACCGCTCCGGTGCTGCTGCTGGGGATCGTGTTCAACGTGCTCCTGCGCGGGCCTGCTTCGGGGGCTGCGCTGAGCGACTCGCCCGGGATAGCCCTCATGGACTCGTACGCGACCGAGGTGCTGCACGTCGTGCTGCCGCTGTACCTGGTCATCGACCTGGTCTTCGCAACGCGTCGACGCGGACTGCCGTGGTGGACACTGGCGACGTTCGTCATCTATCCGCTGCTCTGGGTTGTCTACACGATGGTGCGGGGCGAACTCACCCCCGATCCCTCGGGCGCGACGACGTGGTGGTACCCGTATCCCTTCCTCGATCCGCACGGAGCCGGCGGATACCCATCCGCACTCACCTACATCGCGGTGATGCTGGTCGGATTCGTCGGGATCGGAGCGATCGTCATCGCCGTCGGACGCTTCCGCGAGCGTCGAGCGTCGACGCCGGAGTCATCGGCTCCGAAGGTCGGCGTACTCCAGGCCTGAACCCGCGGAACGAAGAGCGTCGACCACACGGTCGGCGCTCTTCGCACGCCGCGGCGAGCCGTTTCAGCTCCCGTCGGGTTGGATCACGACGACAGGACGGCGGCGGCGGCGAGCACCACCCAGGCGAGGTAGGCGACGAGGCAAGCTCGGTCCGGCCACCCGACACGCACCGCGGGCGAGCCGCCCTGCCCGTGCGCTGATGACGACACCCGGAGGAACCACAGCAGGGTCGCCCAGGGCAGGGCCGACGCGAGTGCCAGCGTCCAGCCCAGTCCGTCGGCGGATCCGAGTCCGGCCATGAGTGCCGCCACGGGGAACCCGATGAGCAGCACGCTGCCGAGTACCGTGTGGGCTCTGCCGACTCTCGTTGCCGCGGCGCGCGGAGTCATGATCGAATCGGCGTCGACGAATGCGGCGC from Microbacterium pumilum carries:
- a CDS encoding DUF3566 domain-containing protein; translated protein: MSTVADKLAKKSSHKTSAKQVRLRLVYIDFWSAVKLSFLAAIAIAIVTVVSFVMIYLVVSTTGLIAKADDFFGSFSDGSFVLSQFVSLPQVLAFSAIVAILNLVVITVLGAVIAGIYNLAVKVTGGLLVGFTSN
- the gyrA gene encoding DNA gyrase subunit A encodes the protein MADDERPELTPAHDHGKIDQVDLQSEMQRSYLDYAMSVIVGRALPDVRDGLKPVHRRVIYGMYDGGFRPDKSFSKCARVVGEVMGHYHPHGDAPIYDALVRLVQPWSLRYPLAQGQGNFGSPGNQGAAAPRYTETKMAQLALEMVRDIEEDTVDFQDNYDGQTQEPTVLPARFPNLLVNGSVGIAVGMATNIPPHNLREVSAGALWSLENPDATREELLEALMERIPGPDFPTRAQILGTRGIKEAYRTGRGSITMRAVVNVEEIQGRNCLVITELPYQVNPDNVAVKISDLAREGKITGIADIRDETSDRTGQRLVIVLKRDAVAKVVLNNLYKHTQLQENFGANMLAIVDGVPRTLPLDGFITHWIDHQIEVIVRRTRYRLRKAEERMHILRGYLKALDALDEVIALIRRSPTVEDAREGLKGLLDIDDIQADAILAMQLRRLAALERQKIMDEATELETQIAGFRAILADESLQRSIIRDELTSIVERFGDDRRTEILYGYEGGMTNEDLIPEEEMVLTVTRDGYIKRTRSDNYRQQHRGGRGVKGAQLRADDVVEHFFVTTTHHWLLFFTTKGRVYRTKAYEVPEAGRDAKGQHVANLLALLPDEEIAQILDIRDYTVATYLVLATRSGLVKKTRLTEYDTNRQGGVIAIKLREDDEVVSALLVDEGDDVLLISRHGMSLRFTATDDALRPMGRSTEGVKGMSFRSSDSLLSASVAQDDGFVFVVTEGGYAKRTSVSQYRGQTRGGLGIKVARLSEDRGDLAGGLIVSEDDEVLVVLSSGKVVRSAVAEVPAKGRDTMGVVFARADDDDRIIAIARNGERGLAETAEAVEVDVAPEPVEAPDTSSPIPEESTDA
- a CDS encoding DUF998 domain-containing protein produces the protein MTGADVAAITAIVAGMFCVVLIGILHFVEPEYDPSWRMISEYSLGSHGWLMRVGFIAMAVSPAAIGIALWPFGGAWTVGLAIVAAGAIGAAFVDADSIMTPRAAATRVGRAHTVLGSVLLIGFPVAALMAGLGSADGLGWTLALASALPWATLLWFLRVSSSAHGQGGSPAVRVGWPDRACLVAYLAWVVLAAAAVLSS
- the gyrB gene encoding DNA topoisomerase (ATP-hydrolyzing) subunit B, with translation MTSLNPDNVPKEPGSQPADRVQNGYGADDIQVLEGLEAVRKRPGMYIGSTGPRGLHHLVQEIVDNSVDEAMAGYCDTIVVTILPDGAVRCVDNGRGIPVDTHKTEGKSTVEVVLTVLHAGGKFGGGGYAVSGGLHGVGSSVVNALSSRLEVEVKRQGYVWRQSYADGGVPQAPLERAEPSEETGTTITFWPDQTIFETVDFEYETLRTRFQQMAFLNKGLRIDLRDERPSAAYEEETEPGQVILQQRNDSFLYERGLVDYVEYLNRVRKAEHVNDEVIDFESEDADRKIALEVAMQWTTSYTENVFTYANTINTHEGGTHEEGFRAALTTLVNKYARAQNLLKEKDENLSGDDVREGLTAVISIKLSEPQFEGQTKTKLGNTEAKAFVQKVVGDRLGDWFDRNPIQAKNVVRKAIDAATARLAARKARETARRKSVFESAAMPDKLKDCTSKDPSISEIFLVEGDSAGGSAVQGRDPHTQAILALRGKILNVERARLDRALGNREVQAMIQAFGTGIGEDFDIDKARYHKIVLMADADVDGQHITTLLLTLLFRYMRGLIEAGFVYLAQPPLYRLKWSNSPHEYVFSDRERDALLADGVASGKRIPKDNGIQRYKGLGEMNPKELWETTMDRATRTLKQVTIEDAAAADEIFTILMGEDVESRRGFIQRNAKDVRFLDI
- a CDS encoding Pr6Pr family membrane protein; amino-acid sequence: MNWSGIRLGAAAVGLSGVVAGYVVNVDRATRQGQDLGLVLANYFSMFTIVSTLLTVVALTVAAAWSIHHPGSAREPFRIALALALVTAPVLLLGIVFNVLLRGPASGAALSDSPGIALMDSYATEVLHVVLPLYLVIDLVFATRRRGLPWWTLATFVIYPLLWVVYTMVRGELTPDPSGATTWWYPYPFLDPHGAGGYPSALTYIAVMLVGFVGIGAIVIAVGRFRERRASTPESSAPKVGVLQA
- a CDS encoding VIT family protein; translated protein: MTDTPHRGEAHSSGTGQRLNWLRAGVLGANDGIVSVAALVVGVASATDALAPIFTAGIAGLVGGAISMALGEYVSVSSQRDSERALIAKEQRELRDLPDEELEELTQLYRDRGLTDATARQVAAELTAHDALSAHLEVELGIDQHDLANPWHAAISSAISFTLGALLPLIAILLPPPEWRVPVTFVAVLLALVLTGTISAQLGGSSKGRAVIRLVVGGALALAATWLIGSLLGTTVV